One window of Erwinia aphidicola genomic DNA carries:
- a CDS encoding alkaline phosphatase family protein, which produces MKTILVVLDGLNFQVAQHAMGYLQAECAQGHGQRYRMTCELPSLSRPLYECILTGITPVNSGIIHNGVSRLSNQRSVFHYARAAGLTTAAAAYHWVSELYNRTPFSAARDRHTEAPELPIQFGHFYSDDGYPDSHLFEDAESLRLRYQPDFLLIHPMNIDDAGHQHGFSSAQYRNRARMADGYLSHWMPAWLQQGYQVIVTADHGMNDDRSHGGILPEETHVPLFVFGSAFSMNADAVPQQTELCGTICQILGVEHDKPYCAALLEPTL; this is translated from the coding sequence CTATTTGCAGGCGGAGTGCGCTCAGGGCCACGGGCAGCGCTACCGGATGACCTGCGAGCTGCCTTCGCTCTCGCGCCCGCTGTATGAGTGCATCCTCACCGGCATCACGCCGGTGAACAGCGGCATTATTCACAACGGCGTCAGCCGCCTCAGCAATCAGCGCAGCGTGTTTCACTATGCGCGGGCGGCGGGGCTGACCACGGCTGCAGCGGCCTATCACTGGGTCAGCGAGCTGTATAACCGCACGCCGTTTTCTGCGGCGCGCGACCGTCACACTGAAGCGCCCGAGCTGCCGATCCAGTTCGGGCACTTCTACTCTGATGATGGCTACCCGGACTCGCATCTGTTTGAAGATGCCGAGAGCCTGCGGCTGCGCTATCAGCCGGACTTTTTGCTGATCCACCCGATGAATATCGACGATGCCGGGCACCAGCACGGCTTCTCCTCTGCGCAATACCGCAACCGGGCGCGCATGGCCGACGGCTATCTGTCGCACTGGATGCCGGCCTGGCTGCAGCAGGGTTATCAGGTGATTGTCACCGCCGATCACGGTATGAACGACGATCGCAGCCATGGCGGAATATTGCCGGAAGAGACTCACGTCCCGCTGTTTGTCTTCGGCAGCGCGTTTTCGATGAATGCGGACGCCGTGCCGCAGCAAACCGAACTGTGCGGCACAATTTGCCAGATCCTCGGCGTTGAGCACGATAAACCCTACTGCGCCGCCCTGCTGGAACCCACGCTATGA
- a CDS encoding ABC transporter permease, giving the protein MRGKWLALLCLLPFALFFIAFQIAPLVWIAINSFYSDINEAWGWANYSDILTSPFYQQAIRFSLTISLWSSAFGLGIALLGGYSLHQLGGGRLHRFLMSFTNMTSNFAGVPLAFAFVILLGLNGCLTLLMGKYDIMQGFKLYSSDGLIVVYTWFQIPLGILLLYPAFDSLKRDWQESAALLGASRARYWWHIGLPILTPALIGTFVILLANALGAYATIYALTTGNFNVIPVRIAALVSGDISLDPNLGSALAMLLVVLMSLITVIHQWLVRKSYQNVRQGS; this is encoded by the coding sequence ATGAGAGGGAAATGGCTCGCGCTGCTGTGCCTGCTGCCGTTTGCGCTATTCTTTATCGCCTTTCAAATTGCGCCGCTGGTGTGGATCGCCATCAACAGCTTCTACAGCGATATCAACGAGGCCTGGGGATGGGCCAACTACAGCGATATCCTCACCTCGCCGTTTTACCAGCAGGCGATCCGTTTCTCGCTCACTATCTCGTTGTGGTCGAGCGCGTTCGGCCTGGGGATCGCGCTGCTCGGCGGCTACTCGTTGCACCAGCTCGGCGGCGGCAGGCTGCACCGTTTTCTGATGTCATTTACCAATATGACCAGCAACTTTGCCGGCGTGCCGCTGGCGTTTGCCTTCGTGATCCTGCTGGGGCTAAACGGCTGCCTGACGCTACTAATGGGTAAATACGACATCATGCAGGGCTTCAAGCTCTACTCCAGCGACGGGCTGATTGTGGTGTATACCTGGTTCCAGATCCCGCTTGGCATTCTGCTGCTTTACCCGGCGTTCGACAGCCTGAAGAGGGACTGGCAGGAGTCGGCGGCGCTGCTCGGCGCCAGCCGCGCGCGCTACTGGTGGCATATTGGCCTGCCGATCCTGACGCCCGCGCTGATCGGCACCTTTGTTATTCTGCTGGCCAACGCGCTGGGCGCTTACGCCACAATCTACGCGTTGACCACCGGCAACTTTAACGTCATTCCGGTGCGGATTGCCGCGCTGGTTTCCGGCGACATTTCGCTCGACCCCAACCTCGGCAGCGCGCTGGCGATGCTGCTGGTGGTGCTGATGTCGCTGATCACCGTGATCCACCAGTGGCTGGTGCGTAAGAGCTACCAGAACGTCCGGCAGGGGAGCTGA
- a CDS encoding ABC transporter permease has translation MSRSEYLYHRVVVWLVFAILALPLLATLLYALATRWGATIVPDGFTLKWLIQLWSDPRFLTALWHSLLICFGSLLFSLLLVLPTMFVIAYYFPKLDAVMNILILLPFAIPPVVSSVGLLQLYSAPPLMLTGTPWILLGCYFTIALPFIYRAIANNMQAINLRELIDAAHLLGASTWQAALLVVLPNLRKGATIAVLLSFSFLIGEFVFANLLVGTRFETLQVYLYNVRNSSGHFSSALVISYFFVVLLVTWLANTLNRERG, from the coding sequence ATGTCGCGCAGTGAATACCTATATCATCGGGTGGTGGTCTGGCTGGTATTTGCCATTCTGGCCCTGCCGCTGCTGGCGACGTTGCTGTATGCGCTGGCAACCCGCTGGGGCGCAACCATTGTGCCTGATGGCTTTACCTTAAAGTGGCTGATCCAGCTGTGGAGCGACCCGCGCTTTCTGACGGCGCTCTGGCATTCGCTACTGATCTGCTTCGGCTCGCTGCTGTTCTCGCTGCTGCTGGTGCTGCCGACGATGTTTGTGATTGCTTACTACTTTCCAAAACTCGATGCGGTGATGAACATCCTGATCCTGCTGCCGTTCGCCATTCCACCGGTGGTCTCTTCGGTCGGGCTGCTGCAGCTCTACTCCGCGCCGCCGCTGATGCTAACCGGTACGCCGTGGATCCTGCTGGGCTGCTACTTCACCATCGCGCTGCCGTTTATCTACCGCGCCATCGCCAACAATATGCAGGCGATCAACCTGCGCGAGCTGATCGACGCCGCACATCTGCTCGGTGCCAGCACCTGGCAGGCGGCGCTGCTGGTGGTACTGCCGAATCTGCGCAAAGGCGCGACCATCGCGGTGCTGCTCTCCTTCTCCTTCCTGATCGGCGAGTTTGTCTTCGCTAATCTGCTGGTCGGCACCCGGTTTGAAACCTTGCAGGTGTATCTCTACAACGTGCGCAACAGCAGCGGCCACTTCAGCAGCGCGCTGGTGATCTCCTACTTCTTTGTTGTCCTGCTGGTGACCTGGCTGGCGAATACCCTGAACCGTGAAAGAGGCTGA